The DNA segment TAAGAAGGAGAGCATCAAGCAATCATGGATTTCGGGTTCCATTTTGTCAGTCTCATATTTTGTAACAACAGCATCTATAACTTTGACTTTTTGGTATGGAGGCCGGTTATTGAATCGAAAGCTGGTGGATTCAAAACATCTTTTGCAAGTTTTCCTCATTTTGATGGGCACTGGTAGACAAATTGCAGAGACAGCAAGTGCAACTTCTGACATAGCTAAAAGTGGAAGAGCCATTAGTGCAGTATTTGCTATACTGGATAGGAAAAGTGAGATTGAACCGGAAGATCCTAGACATAGAAAGTGTAAAAGTTCTTTGAAGGGCCATATAAAACTTAGAGATGTCTTTTTCTCGTACCCAACAAGGCCAGACCAAATGATTCTCAAGGGCCTCAATCTTGATATTGAAGCAGGCAAAACAGTTGCATTAGTGGGACAAAGTGGCTCGGGTAAATCAACCATCATTGGCTTAATCGAAAGATTTTATGACCCCATGAAGGGATCCATATGCATAGACAATTGTGACATAAGGGAATTTAACTTAAGAAGTTTGAGAGCACATATTGCCTTGGTTAGTCAGGAGCCAACTCTCTTTGCAGGAACTATACGTGACAACATTGTGTATGGAAAAAAGGATGCATCAGAAGATGAAATAAGAAAGGCAGCACGTCTTTCAAATGCTCATGAGTTTATAAGGTACACTCTAgttctttttctgttttcttaaaTAGAAGTAATTTCTATGCCTTCAgctttttacaatttttacaCCATCAACCAATGATATCATTGTTCGCATGACATTTAAGACCATTATAGATGTCAACATACTTAGGTGATTTGTTATTGCAAGAAAGTGTAAAAATCAATGAACTTAACATATATGACCATTTGTAAATAGTCTATGCGAATTTTTGTACTATTTACTCTTCTGAACCTCCCTTTTGCAATAGGAACATAGAAAACATAGTTGCCTTTAGTAACACAACTTAAGTGATGTAGTTCGATGAAAGATGGATACGATACTTACTGTGGAGAAAGAGGAGTGCAGCTATCAGGAGGGCAGAAGCAGAGAATAGCCATTGCTCGAGCAGTACTTAAGAATCCTTCAATCCTTCTGCTAGATGAGGCAACAAGTGCTCTAGACAGTGTATCAGAAAATCTGGTGCAGGAGGCTCTGGAGAAAATGATGGTTGGAAGAACGTGTGTGGTTATAGCTCACCGTTTGTCAACAATACAGAATGTTGACTCCATAGTTGTTATTCAAAATGGGAAGGTGGTGGAACAAGGGTCACACTCGGAGTTATTGAGAATTGGATCAAATGGGGCCTATTACTCCTTGACTAGGCTACAACAAGACCACTCAACATGAGTATGAATTTTGGATAATGATCTGCTATGCTCCTATATGACCAATGTACACAAAATTctgcaatttaaaataataaaccatTTTTTGTATCCAAAATATATACATAGATTAGAAGAGTAGTTTGACATGGTGAATAGTTCTTGCGTTATGTATTTATTTGGAACAAAGGGGCATCTTTTTTACCAGTCCAGAAGCCTACAATACTGTTCTTATATCAGATCCATCTTTCTCCCTAAAAAATTCCCTTTTGGTCATTAGTTTATTTGTAAAGAAATATACCATTTGCTCATGCTAATAATAGATGCACAAAAAAGTAAGAAATCACCATTTTTTGGTGagcaagttttcttttttacagaaaatgatttttgtatCAAGTCAAACAATAAGTAAATCACCAATTTATTGCGTAAGAGTTAATTGCCCATTTAAATGGAGATATTGTAATATGACTGAGATTGAAAAGAAAGGATTATTCTGAACTTTGGTGTTGTgatttctctctctctgttaGAGTCTCTTCATAAAAGTTGAGTGCAAAATTATTAGAATGTTTAGAgtgcaaaataaaaattactacaACCGAACATTGTGAAAAAAATTCTAGTGTGAACACAATGGCAGTTCTTGTTCTTGGCATGAATTCCAAAGACTACTTCTGTAAAAATGTATCATTGTTATAGTCTTCACCAAAcagaaatacaaacaaaaacatatgaaatgcgAAAATGTTATTTGTCTTGGTCGTTAGGACGTGACATTCATACCActtcaaaaaattaaagcacATTAAACCAGAGACAAAATCTATTGAAATTCTGTGTGGTTGAAAAAGTGAAaactgttaaataaaaatatattcctattttattttttagaaaaaatttatatattatttaattaattagtttagtatatatttctcaaaattggTTATAAATTATGTAGTATATATATTTACTCTTTATTCTCAATAAAAATATcggtttctttttcattttttttctctaatacgttaaaactcaacaaaatcaattcaaaaaaatcaaatttaattggTTTTGCTTCCACTCCACTCCTCTCTGTTTGCTTACGCTCCCCTATATCTGTTCTTGCTTAGTCATGCACAACAATACACAGTTCAATTCACCGATTGTATGTCTCTGATTCATGGCTTGTACACCACGAACTTCTTCATGGGACGCTTGCACAGTTGACAAATTACAGTTCCTTGACTCAGTCTTCCATTTTTACTCGAGGGAACAAAGTAAGAGTGAGTGCAACTCCCTCCAACAAAATCAGTTTCTAGGATGTTTCTTGGAGAACCCCACAATCCAAACTTGGTTATATTTTCTCTCCACACAGAACATTTCCTTAAGAATTCCATCACCTGCATCCCTTGAAGCCTGATAGTATCTGTTGAACCCCCACTTCCAATCACTGCCCAACCTTCCTCCCTATCATCCATTTCAAGCAAAGCTGACAACTCTGCTAGTACATAATCACCACTTGGTGTCTTCCCTAGTCTGAGTTTAGACCTTAACATACTCGCCAACCTAAGCCAGAAGAATTGCACGTTTGTGAAGGAAAGTGGATCACTGCGACTTGTTGCACCACTTCTTGCCATTATTTGCTTAACACGTTCACCCAATTGACTATTACCAACATATATTGTTTCCAGCTGCAGACCTACTCGTTTGAGCTCATTTATCTTATCATTGAATTGTTGGATCCAAACCAAGTTTTCACTCCCATAAAGGCAAATACTTTTGCCTTGCTCAACCTGACACACGGTACAATGTCAAATCTAGTAACATTACGTGAAATCAAACTGTTAAAATCTGCATGAAAATATGCTATAATCAGACTCCTACCCAATAAGCAAGGAGAGGATTGATCTCATCCAGCAAAAGTTGCATTGTCAAATTTTGGTCTTGCCACAGCTCTTCCTCTTTGGAAGCTGAAAAAGGGTAAGCTTTGGCTCCCCAAATGTTGATCATATCAAGAGCATTGTAATTTGTGACCTTCCCTTTCGAATCTAGAGCCACCATGATGGGCTCATCCTTGTAGTTCCATCTTTCCCTTATGTACTTGACCACTGCTGGGCTAAGTAACCTTGGTTTCCGAACAGCATGCCAAGGCAAGGAATCtgacaaaaaattaaaactacttTCTTCAGCTTCAGTCCATGAATCAGAAGATGGAAGGGGAATCCACACAATCTTATAACTCTCCTTCAGCCTCTCATTCAGAGGATGATCGCATGTTTTCTGGACAAGTAAGAATATATCCACTGGGCTGAGTAGCTGTGGTTTTGTGATCAACAACAGAACTATCTGGTTTTTCAGCTCAGACACACCTAACTGTTGATAAAAGAGGATTTACATTAGAAGATTGCTAAGGCTAGACAGAATATATTAGCAAGTTGCATTTTcagaaatattttaacaaatctGAAACTAGCTAGAGCTATTAACATACTTCCGGAAAACAAACAAGAGTGCATTGAAAAATCCTACCAATGTGTTATTCATTCAAATCCCACCTATGCgtataatctaaatttaataattcGTATGTTCAAAAAATGAGAAGTGTTCTCATTACGTATATCCCAATATGCATAGGGAGTTTCTTATTTAAGAAATACTACTCTCCTTTGCATCAACTTGTCTTCTTTTGACtaatatgtatatgtatttatatatttatatgtatgtgtgtgatTGTATAGTTTTCTTAGTTAAAGTCTCAACTTAAATTATATGTTTGCCAAAAGTATGTTAACACTCTAGATTCACGATTCTCTGGTATATCCTTTTATTTGCTTCTAATCCACTGATGTTAGATTTGttcctaaaaatataattatgtggGCGTAAATTTGCCTATTTATACCCACTTCATTGTTAAGAAGAGTATTAGCAAATTATAATCTTTATTTCCTCATAATACACCAAAAACTATAGTTTACTAAAATAATCCTTCTAAAAGTAAGTGGTTGTGGTTAGGATGATGTGTTTCCCACCACAATCGAAGAGCATAATACCTTTACTTCTGTTGAGCAATCCTTCAGTGGCAAGTAATTgtttgaaggaaaaaataaagtgaGAATCTTTTGATTATCAATGTGCTCCTCACGAGCAAGATCCGACAGCCTCTGATACAAGTTTCTCTCTGAAACATTATAAATCACTGATCTTAGTACATAAATCAGAATTGTTTAATAAACCTGTCACTGTAAGCATTATTATGAAGCTAAAAAGTAACCTATTTCTTCGTAACACAGATCCACCTGTCTTCTAAGATTGCAGCCTGTGCCACTTAATCTATACGCCAAACTTGAAAGCTCCCAAGCAGCAATTATTGCTGAATCTGAGTACCTGAAATGTGTGGATACCAATACATCAAAATATCATCCTAGGCAAAAAACTTACGTGCTTTTCAAACTGTCAACAATTCTGAGAGgctattcaaatatataaaaagaattatgcATGTTTGACAGTATTGATCTGAGCCTCAAAGAGAAGAAACATGCACTTGCTCATGTTGTTTGGTTGTGAAGTCCTTGACTTGGGAAAAACATGCTAAACAGCTTCTGGCGACCCAGTACGCAGCTTCGTATATTTGAGACTTTGTGACACGGAATATACGATTTCCATGCTCTACATGTTGAAGAGGCAAGTATTCAAACTTAATTATACACATAGCCACATCCATCATGGTCTCAACCAACAAGCTCAATGCCTTGATTTGTAGCTTCAGTGGCTTTAAGTTGCAGGGAAGCCTCTTAATACTTGAAATTAAAGCTGCCAAACTGTTACCATGATGTAGCTGCATAAGTTGCCAAAATTCACCATATCTTACAGCAAAAGCAGCAAGCACTAGAACTACTTTTGCGTCCCAGCTATACTTCCctatcaaatcaaacaaatttatGACCCTTGAGTTaatatcaccttcaccagagcATCTGCAGAGCATCTGCCCACAAAATAGATATGTTAATCATAAGTCTAACAGCAAATGCATGCACTCAGATTGTCAAAACAACAAACATGTAGAATACCTTGCATATTTTTGTGA comes from the Vigna radiata var. radiata cultivar VC1973A chromosome 2, Vradiata_ver6, whole genome shotgun sequence genome and includes:
- the LOC106776582 gene encoding protein SIEVE ELEMENT OCCLUSION C → MQRDNLIKKLLLTHDPDGRRLDSEAILLAVGNIMFHSSKIIVTSNLYSASFHKTDITEIETIGCSESVGFIITKICKMLCRCSGEGDINSRVINLFDLIGKYSWDAKVVLVLAAFAVRYGEFWQLMQLHHGNSLAALISSIKRLPCNLKPLKLQIKALSLLVETMMDVAMCIIKFEYLPLQHVEHGNRIFRVTKSQIYEAAYWVARSCLACFSQVKDFTTKQHEQVYSDSAIIAAWELSSLAYRLSGTGCNLRRQVDLCYEEIERNLYQRLSDLAREEHIDNQKILTLFFPSNNYLPLKDCSTEVKLGVSELKNQIVLLLITKPQLLSPVDIFLLVQKTCDHPLNERLKESYKIVWIPLPSSDSWTEAEESSFNFLSDSLPWHAVRKPRLLSPAVVKYIRERWNYKDEPIMVALDSKGKVTNYNALDMINIWGAKAYPFSASKEEELWQDQNLTMQLLLDEINPLLAYWVEQGKSICLYGSENLVWIQQFNDKINELKRVGLQLETIYVGNSQLGERVKQIMARSGATSRSDPLSFTNVQFFWLRLASMLRSKLRLGKTPSGDYVLAELSALLEMDDREEGWAVIGSGGSTDTIRLQGMQVMEFLRKCSVWRENITKFGLWGSPRNILETDFVGGSCTHSYFVPSSKNGRLSQGTVICQLCKRPMKKFVVYKP